Proteins from a single region of Chloroflexota bacterium:
- a CDS encoding superoxide dismutase, whose protein sequence is MAYELPPLPYAFDALEPHIDARTMEIHHDRHHATYIMNANNALADHPDLAAMSAEDLIADLSAVPEGIRTAVRNNAGGHANHSLFWTVLSPDGGAPSGALAAAIDSAFGSLDAFKEEFAQAATTRFGSGWAWLVKQADGSLAVTSTPNQDSPLMDGSGTPILGLDVWEHAYYLNYQNKRPDYIAAWWNVVNWDEAARRFGG, encoded by the coding sequence ATGGCCTATGAACTGCCGCCGCTGCCGTACGCCTTCGACGCGCTGGAGCCGCATATCGACGCGCGGACGATGGAGATCCATCACGACCGGCACCACGCGACCTACATCATGAACGCGAACAACGCGCTGGCCGACCACCCGGACCTGGCCGCGATGAGCGCGGAGGACCTGATTGCCGACCTGAGCGCGGTGCCGGAAGGCATCCGCACCGCCGTGCGCAACAACGCGGGCGGGCACGCCAACCACAGCCTCTTCTGGACGGTGCTGAGCCCGGACGGCGGCGCCCCCAGCGGCGCCCTTGCCGCGGCCATCGACAGCGCCTTCGGGAGCTTGGACGCGTTCAAGGAAGAGTTTGCTCAGGCCGCGACGACCCGTTTCGGCTCCGGCTGGGCCTGGCTCGTCAAGCAGGCGGACGGCTCGCTGGCCGTCACCAGCACGCCCAACCAGGACAGCCCGCTGATGGACGGCTCCGGCACGCCGATCCTGGGGCTGGACGTGTGGGAGCACGCCTACTACCTCAACTACCAGAACAAGCGGCCGGACTACATCGCGGCGTGGTGGAACGTCGTGAACTGGGACGAGGCCGCTCGCCGCTTCGGCGGCTGA
- a CDS encoding TrkA family potassium uptake protein: MHILVAGLGRFGRNLAINLTRLGHDVIAIDQDQGEVQDIAPDIESAVTGDATDEDVLLEIGAPDVQLAIVAMAEVEASVLITTHLKNLNVPMVFAKASSDVHRTILERVGADRVIFPEQEMAVRLAQSVEAPRAMDYFELLPHLGIAQIPAAAFAGRTLASMDLRGRYNAAVLAIKRGNELVVMPELTDRVQDDDVLVVVGRDDQLAQIVDASAGDD; the protein is encoded by the coding sequence ATGCACATTCTCGTAGCCGGCCTGGGGCGATTCGGCCGCAACCTGGCCATCAACCTGACGCGCCTGGGCCACGACGTGATCGCAATCGACCAGGACCAGGGGGAGGTGCAAGACATCGCCCCGGATATCGAGTCCGCGGTCACCGGCGACGCCACCGACGAGGACGTCCTGCTTGAGATCGGGGCGCCCGACGTGCAGCTGGCGATCGTGGCCATGGCGGAGGTCGAGGCCAGCGTGCTGATCACGACCCACCTCAAGAATCTCAACGTGCCGATGGTGTTCGCCAAGGCGTCGAGCGACGTGCACCGCACCATTCTGGAGCGGGTCGGCGCGGACCGCGTGATTTTCCCCGAGCAGGAGATGGCCGTGCGCCTGGCCCAGTCCGTCGAGGCCCCGCGCGCGATGGACTATTTCGAGCTGCTGCCGCACCTGGGCATCGCCCAGATTCCGGCCGCGGCCTTCGCCGGCCGCACGCTGGCCAGCATGGACCTGCGCGGGCGGTACAACGCCGCCGTGCTGGCGATCAAGCGCGGCAACGAGCTGGTGGTGATGCCGGAGCTGACCGACCGGGTACAGGACGACGACGTGCTCGTGGTGGTGGGTCGCGACGATCAACTCGCACAGATCGTGGACGCCAGCGCCGGCGACGACTAG
- a CDS encoding Trk family potassium uptake protein gives MSRRGAPGIPEPLGLSDRVVTLRRRATQRLQGGKRARAPGTARPGVTLAAGFAGLITVGTILLMLPFASESGGTDFITALFTATSAVCVTGLTVVSTADHWTAFGEGVILALIQVGALGFVTGAVVILTLAGRRTSSREHLLFGQPLGLDQPGGLLGLIWRVAALTLFAEAVGFGFVLWYATGDTAIENPLWWSAFHAISAFTNAGFNVEPGTASMGRLVDATNILATFGVLSVLGGVGFTVIFDGLRRRSWRRLSLESKLVLTTMLVVSLVGFVVLWILTPTFGGAIADDDLGGRTVTAAFHTINRTAGLTTVDLGALGLDAWTAIMLLMFIGGASASVAGGVTLNTVGVLAVAAVSHIRGHRSPTAFGRTIATVSVTRALTVVLLSAMAVFLATLVMSVAERESGHPLGNLLFESISAFAVVGYSTGITPDLSVVSKTVLVIAMFVGRLGALTLAQALVTRERPELIRFPEETIKVG, from the coding sequence ATGAGCCGTCGCGGCGCGCCGGGGATCCCCGAGCCCCTGGGGCTGTCGGACCGCGTGGTCACGCTGCGTCGCCGGGCGACGCAACGCCTGCAAGGGGGCAAGCGCGCCCGCGCGCCCGGCACCGCGCGGCCGGGCGTGACCCTGGCCGCGGGCTTTGCGGGCTTGATCACCGTCGGCACCATCTTGCTGATGCTGCCCTTCGCCAGCGAGAGCGGCGGCACCGATTTCATCACGGCGCTCTTCACGGCCACCTCGGCCGTATGCGTGACGGGTTTGACCGTCGTATCCACCGCGGACCATTGGACCGCGTTCGGCGAGGGCGTGATCCTGGCGCTGATCCAGGTCGGTGCGCTCGGATTCGTGACCGGCGCGGTGGTGATCCTGACGCTGGCCGGGCGGCGCACCTCGTCGCGCGAGCATCTCCTCTTCGGCCAGCCATTGGGCCTGGACCAGCCCGGCGGCCTGCTGGGGCTGATCTGGCGCGTGGCCGCGTTGACGCTGTTCGCCGAGGCCGTCGGGTTCGGATTCGTGCTGTGGTACGCGACTGGCGACACGGCCATCGAGAATCCCCTGTGGTGGTCGGCGTTCCACGCGATTTCGGCCTTCACCAATGCCGGGTTCAACGTGGAGCCCGGCACCGCCAGCATGGGCCGGCTGGTGGACGCCACCAACATCCTGGCGACGTTTGGCGTTCTCAGCGTCCTCGGCGGCGTGGGGTTCACGGTGATCTTCGACGGGCTGCGCCGGCGCTCGTGGCGCCGCCTTTCCCTGGAGAGCAAGCTCGTGCTCACCACCATGCTCGTCGTGTCGCTGGTCGGGTTCGTGGTCTTGTGGATTCTCACGCCGACATTTGGCGGCGCGATCGCGGACGACGACCTGGGCGGGCGGACGGTCACGGCCGCCTTTCACACCATCAACCGCACCGCGGGCCTGACGACGGTCGACCTGGGCGCGCTGGGACTGGACGCGTGGACCGCGATCATGCTGCTGATGTTCATCGGCGGGGCCTCGGCGTCGGTGGCCGGCGGCGTCACGCTCAACACGGTCGGCGTGCTGGCCGTGGCCGCCGTCTCCCACATTCGGGGGCACCGCTCACCCACGGCGTTCGGCAGAACCATTGCCACGGTCTCGGTGACCCGAGCGCTCACCGTGGTGCTGCTGTCGGCGATGGCCGTGTTCCTCGCCACGCTGGTGATGAGCGTGGCCGAGCGCGAGTCGGGCCACCCGCTGGGCAACCTCCTCTTCGAGTCGATCTCGGCCTTTGCGGTAGTGGGATACTCCACCGGAATCACGCCCGACCTCTCGGTCGTCTCGAAAACGGTGCTCGTGATCGCCATGTTCGTCGGCCGGCTGGGCGCGCTGACCCTGGCGCAGGCGCTGGTGACGCGCGAGCGGCCCGAGCTGATCCGGTTTCCCGAGGAAACGATCAAAGTTGGCTAG
- a CDS encoding SIMPL domain-containing protein: MFALFRRLPWIYQIGLIVVLVAALVVLGFLALQQFQAGAAPEEEEVSATVDVGGLPQFLPPEQPQGVHVIGVGELVRTPDLAIVVLGVEASAATAADAAANAEEAAGAVVEAVRDLDDLGLNDHDVQIGGVTLAPTYQAGERAGTPAGYTATMTIRIRVAKLDRAAEVVDAGFAAGAEALHSLTYALADEGAHTEDALRLATIAAAKKARAIAEALQGRVAGLINIQEEVGVFPAIAKKVDPAQAKLAAFAAPPGQVIIRAVVRANFAFE; this comes from the coding sequence GTGTTTGCGCTGTTTCGGCGGCTTCCGTGGATCTACCAGATCGGCCTCATCGTCGTGCTGGTGGCCGCGCTCGTGGTATTGGGATTTCTGGCGCTGCAGCAGTTCCAGGCGGGTGCGGCACCCGAGGAAGAGGAAGTCTCGGCAACCGTCGATGTCGGCGGACTGCCGCAGTTCTTGCCGCCGGAGCAGCCGCAGGGCGTGCACGTCATCGGCGTGGGGGAGTTGGTGCGCACGCCGGACCTGGCCATCGTCGTCTTGGGCGTCGAGGCCAGTGCGGCCACGGCCGCGGATGCGGCGGCCAATGCGGAAGAGGCCGCCGGGGCCGTGGTGGAGGCCGTCAGAGACCTTGACGACCTCGGCCTCAACGACCATGACGTGCAGATCGGCGGCGTCACACTTGCGCCCACCTATCAGGCCGGGGAACGCGCGGGCACGCCGGCCGGCTACACCGCCACAATGACGATCAGGATCCGCGTCGCGAAGCTCGATCGCGCGGCGGAAGTGGTGGACGCGGGATTCGCGGCCGGCGCCGAGGCCTTGCACTCGCTCACCTACGCCCTGGCCGACGAGGGGGCGCACACCGAGGACGCGCTGCGCCTGGCAACCATCGCCGCCGCCAAAAAGGCCCGGGCCATTGCCGAGGCGCTGCAGGGCCGGGTGGCGGGATTGATCAATATTCAAGAAGAGGTCGGTGTATTCCCGGCAATTGCCAAGAAGGTGGACCCGGCGCAGGCGAAGCTCGCCGCCTTCGCGGCTCCTCCAGGCCAGGTGATCATCCGGGCCGTGGTGCGGGCCAACTTCGCCTTCGAGTAG